Proteins from a single region of Bacteroidales bacterium:
- a CDS encoding glucose-6-phosphate isomerase encodes MEQINLDSSRVYKFIPEKEIKQLSPEVISAQLTLYQGNGKGNDYLGWLHLPSEISQEQIEKIEQAVAGLKEKSEILVVVGIGGSYLGARAVYDALAHNFAHLKKDQKAPHMLFAGQNIGEDYMYELLELLDEKSYSMVVISKSGTTTEPALAFRILKNHLENKVGKKEARDRIIAVTDSGKGALRQLAGEEGYRIYVIPDNVGGRFSVFTPVGLIPLAICGVDIRKFISGAAEMSRRCDPSLDLEENPAALYAATRNALYRSGKKIELLVNYHNKLHYVSEWWKQLYGESEGKEGKGIFPAAVDNSTDLHSMGQYIQEGERSLFETVISVEHTNHQVKIPGDPANLDQLNYLEGRNIDHVNKMAELGTILAHLDGGVPNIRISMPALNARWLGQLLYFFENACGISAYMLGINPFNQPGVEAYKKNMFALLEKPGFEKETEQIKSSL; translated from the coding sequence ATGGAACAAATCAATCTGGATAGTTCAAGGGTTTATAAATTTATCCCGGAAAAGGAGATCAAACAGCTTTCCCCGGAAGTAATATCAGCACAACTTACTCTTTACCAGGGAAATGGAAAGGGAAATGATTACCTGGGATGGCTCCATCTTCCCTCGGAAATCAGCCAGGAGCAAATCGAAAAGATAGAACAGGCTGTCGCAGGTTTAAAGGAGAAAAGCGAAATCCTGGTGGTTGTGGGAATCGGTGGTTCCTACCTGGGGGCTCGTGCCGTTTATGATGCCCTCGCCCATAATTTTGCACATCTGAAGAAAGACCAGAAAGCTCCTCATATGCTTTTTGCCGGGCAGAACATCGGGGAGGATTATATGTATGAGTTGTTGGAACTGTTGGATGAAAAGAGCTACTCCATGGTGGTCATCTCCAAATCCGGAACCACTACCGAGCCAGCCCTGGCCTTCCGGATCCTTAAAAATCACCTGGAAAACAAGGTGGGAAAAAAGGAAGCCCGTGACCGCATTATTGCTGTAACCGACTCCGGCAAGGGAGCCCTCAGGCAACTGGCCGGTGAAGAGGGCTACCGCATCTACGTAATCCCGGATAATGTGGGGGGAAGATTTTCGGTATTTACCCCGGTGGGACTGATCCCGCTGGCCATATGCGGGGTGGACATCAGAAAATTTATTTCAGGTGCCGCGGAGATGAGCCGTCGCTGCGATCCCTCCCTGGACCTGGAAGAGAATCCTGCGGCCCTTTATGCTGCCACACGAAATGCACTCTATCGTTCCGGTAAGAAAATTGAGCTTTTGGTGAACTATCATAATAAACTCCATTATGTTTCGGAATGGTGGAAGCAACTGTACGGAGAGAGTGAAGGGAAAGAGGGGAAAGGAATTTTCCCTGCAGCTGTGGATAACTCCACCGATCTTCACTCCATGGGACAATATATCCAGGAAGGTGAAAGAAGCCTCTTCGAAACTGTGATCAGTGTGGAACATACAAATCACCAGGTAAAAATTCCCGGGGATCCTGCCAATCTGGACCAGCTTAACTATCTGGAAGGAAGGAATATCGACCATGTAAATAAAATGGCAGAGCTGGGCACTATCCTGGCTCACCTGGACGGGGGTGTTCCCAATATTCGCATCTCCATGCCGGCACTGAATGCACGGTGGCTGGGACAGCTGCTCTATTTTTTCGAAAATGCCTGCGGTATCAGCGCTTATATGCTGGGTATAAATCCATTTAATCAGCCAGGTGTGGAAGCTTATAAAAAGAACATGTTTGCCCTGCTTGAAAAACCAGGCTTCGAAAAGGAAACAGAACAGATTAAATCCAGCTTGTAA
- a CDS encoding PatB family C-S lyase, whose protein sequence is MKYDFDTIIDRTGTNSVKYDLREKLFGSKDVLPFWVADMDFAVADFILDAIRERLEHPVLGYTFRSDSFSQSVSLWLERRHRWQISTHAIGFSPGIVPALNMCVMEFTSPGDRVVVQPPVYFPFFSAVTNHDRELVYNQLVKRDGRYEMDLDHLEELFKKGVKLFLLCNPHNPVGRAWSMAELKKLAGLCVKYGVLVISDEIHSDLLLFGHSHIPFASLGDDVADLTLTCMAPSKTFNLAGLYTSVMIVTNPRLKKRYEKILDVVHVGGDNILGQVALEAAYTHGADWLDQLLAYLENNYTAFVSYFRKALPDLHISPLEATYLAWLDFSFLQLDDQGLNHFIIQKAGLGLNDGPMFGPGGSQHQRLNLATPKSILLEGAGRLAAAVQKA, encoded by the coding sequence ATGAAATACGATTTTGATACCATCATCGACCGGACAGGCACAAACAGTGTCAAATATGATCTGAGGGAGAAACTATTTGGCAGCAAGGATGTGCTTCCCTTTTGGGTGGCCGACATGGACTTCGCTGTTGCTGATTTTATTCTCGATGCCATCAGGGAACGGCTCGAACATCCTGTTTTGGGCTATACCTTTCGATCGGACAGTTTTTCACAAAGCGTGTCCTTATGGCTGGAGCGCAGGCATCGCTGGCAAATTAGCACACATGCCATTGGATTCAGCCCGGGAATCGTACCGGCTCTTAATATGTGTGTGATGGAATTTACCAGTCCGGGTGACCGGGTGGTGGTGCAGCCCCCTGTTTACTTCCCGTTTTTTTCCGCCGTTACCAATCATGACAGGGAGCTGGTATATAACCAGCTGGTAAAAAGAGACGGAAGGTATGAAATGGACCTGGATCATCTGGAGGAACTTTTCAAAAAAGGGGTGAAGCTCTTTTTACTCTGTAATCCGCATAATCCCGTTGGAAGGGCCTGGTCCATGGCTGAGCTTAAAAAGCTGGCCGGACTTTGTGTTAAATATGGCGTTCTTGTGATCAGTGATGAGATCCATTCCGATTTGCTTCTGTTCGGGCATTCTCATATACCCTTTGCCTCCCTGGGGGATGATGTAGCCGACCTGACCCTGACCTGTATGGCCCCCAGCAAAACATTTAACCTGGCCGGGCTTTATACCTCGGTTATGATTGTTACTAATCCAAGGCTGAAGAAGAGGTATGAAAAGATCCTGGATGTGGTGCATGTAGGAGGGGATAATATACTGGGACAAGTCGCGCTGGAAGCTGCCTATACTCATGGGGCTGACTGGCTGGACCAGCTGCTTGCTTACCTGGAAAATAATTACACAGCCTTCGTTTCTTACTTCCGGAAGGCCTTGCCGGATCTTCATATTTCTCCCCTGGAGGCGACCTATCTGGCCTGGCTCGATTTTTCCTTTCTGCAGCTGGACGACCAAGGCCTGAATCATTTTATAATTCAAAAGGCCGGACTTGGTCTGAACGATGGTCCCATGTTCGGTCCGGGCGGATCGCAGCATCAGCGTCTGAATCTGGCTACTCCCAAAAGTATCCTTTTGGAGGGAGCCGGCCGTTTGGCAGCAGCAGTGCAGAAGGCCTGA
- a CDS encoding M20/M25/M40 family metallo-hydrolase, giving the protein MKQFRYVIAFLFVIFSVQPLRAQKTGLESININDLKRHMQFLASDELEGRETGSPGLQVAARYLAVQAESLGLLPLDKDKDYMQPYLIRERAYDRENSSITISAADSVSVSCTEPFYFLPAPGADHTVIEGELVFAGYGINSEEHGYNDFANIDIQDKVVLIMNRAPMNEEGTESQFDHGKWTGMQNFQYKMPYIFSRQPRAVLIVMDPKSGMESIEDVNPAVARYLSKSRVLYTEDVEQEGTSSVNRPGMVMIHRRVADQLLAKAGKNLGDLQMEIDQNFSPQSFYLEGTRVKIELNMETRDREVFNVFGLIEGSNLVQKDEVVIYMAHYDHVGTDGQGAVFNGADDNASGTVALLEIAEAFLKETKRPGRRIGILWVSAEEIGLYGSQYFAEHPLVPGEKIAAVINLDMVGRTKMKEDELSTRSGLTIQGGDSVKVIGGLQSKVLMKINRQTLAEAGLVGNYQYNNLTDPNRYFFRSDHISFARKDIPVLFYSTGTQRDYHLISDVEEVIDYEKFLKMTKFCYRTGFNVAQYKGPIKVDNPMTSW; this is encoded by the coding sequence ATGAAACAATTCCGATATGTCATTGCTTTCCTGTTTGTTATCTTTAGTGTTCAACCTTTGCGGGCCCAGAAGACTGGGCTGGAATCCATAAACATCAACGATCTGAAGCGGCATATGCAGTTTTTGGCTTCCGATGAACTGGAAGGACGCGAAACCGGTTCGCCAGGTCTGCAGGTGGCAGCGCGTTATCTGGCGGTGCAGGCAGAATCGCTGGGTCTCCTGCCCCTTGATAAAGATAAGGATTACATGCAGCCCTACCTGATCCGCGAGCGGGCTTATGATCGTGAAAACAGCAGCATCACCATCTCCGCAGCTGACAGTGTAAGTGTAAGCTGCACCGAACCTTTCTATTTCCTTCCTGCGCCCGGAGCGGACCATACTGTAATTGAAGGAGAGCTGGTCTTTGCTGGTTACGGAATCAATTCGGAGGAACATGGCTATAATGATTTTGCGAACATCGATATTCAGGACAAGGTGGTATTGATCATGAACCGGGCTCCAATGAACGAAGAGGGTACGGAGTCGCAGTTTGATCATGGCAAATGGACGGGGATGCAGAATTTTCAGTATAAAATGCCTTATATCTTTTCCCGGCAGCCCAGGGCTGTACTGATCGTGATGGACCCCAAGTCGGGAATGGAATCCATTGAAGATGTGAATCCTGCAGTGGCCAGGTATCTCAGCAAGTCAAGGGTGCTTTACACTGAAGATGTTGAGCAGGAGGGCACCAGTTCGGTGAACCGGCCGGGAATGGTAATGATTCATCGCCGGGTGGCCGATCAGCTTCTGGCTAAGGCAGGAAAGAATCTCGGGGACCTGCAAATGGAGATAGACCAGAATTTTTCCCCGCAATCATTTTACCTGGAAGGGACCAGGGTAAAGATCGAATTAAATATGGAGACCCGTGACCGGGAGGTGTTCAATGTATTTGGTCTGATCGAGGGGAGTAATCTGGTCCAGAAGGATGAGGTGGTGATTTATATGGCACATTACGACCATGTGGGAACCGATGGCCAGGGAGCCGTGTTTAATGGTGCCGACGATAATGCATCGGGAACTGTAGCGCTTCTTGAGATTGCTGAAGCTTTCCTGAAGGAAACGAAAAGACCTGGCAGGAGAATCGGGATTCTCTGGGTATCGGCCGAGGAGATTGGTCTTTATGGTTCACAGTATTTTGCAGAACATCCCCTGGTGCCAGGTGAGAAAATTGCCGCCGTGATTAATCTGGATATGGTGGGCAGGACCAAAATGAAAGAGGATGAGCTTAGCACCCGTTCAGGACTGACCATCCAGGGGGGCGATTCGGTGAAGGTTATCGGAGGCTTGCAGAGTAAAGTATTAATGAAGATCAACAGGCAGACACTGGCAGAAGCCGGACTGGTGGGCAATTATCAGTACAATAACCTGACCGATCCCAATCGCTATTTCTTCCGCAGCGACCATATTAGCTTTGCCCGGAAGGATATTCCTGTACTGTTCTATTCAACCGGAACCCAGAGGGATTATCATTTGATAAGCGATGTAGAGGAAGTCATCGATTACGAAAAATTCCTGAAAATGACCAAGTTTTGCTACCGGACAGGATTCAATGTGGCTCAGTACAAAGGACCCATAAAGGTCGACAATCCAATGACTTCGTGGTAA
- a CDS encoding DUF1080 domain-containing protein: MKTLLKSALLLTLSLGILSCSTEKKIELFNGQDLDNWNIIVDSDDGEPGDLFFVEDGLLNTLGDPFGYIRTKETYSNYKLHLEWRWTEEPSNSGVLINVQGRELIFPHCVEAQLMHGKAGDIVLMGKGAAITVMDSTYLVTSEDRRYLAIPKFEESSEKAAGQWNSYDITSLNGSLELYVNGVLQNKGTGMSLTEGNIAIQSEGGPMQFRNIYLQPL; this comes from the coding sequence ATGAAAACATTACTGAAGTCAGCCCTCTTACTGACACTCTCACTGGGGATACTATCCTGCAGCACAGAAAAGAAGATCGAGCTGTTTAACGGACAGGACCTGGACAACTGGAATATCATTGTGGATAGCGACGATGGAGAACCCGGGGATCTCTTCTTTGTGGAAGATGGCCTGTTGAATACTCTTGGGGATCCCTTTGGCTATATCCGGACCAAAGAAACCTACAGTAATTACAAACTTCACCTGGAATGGCGATGGACCGAAGAACCCTCCAACAGTGGCGTGCTGATTAATGTCCAGGGCAGGGAACTTATCTTTCCCCATTGCGTGGAAGCCCAGTTAATGCACGGCAAAGCGGGCGACATCGTACTGATGGGCAAAGGTGCTGCAATTACCGTCATGGACTCCACCTATCTTGTCACCTCTGAGGATCGCCGCTACCTGGCAATTCCCAAATTCGAGGAGAGCAGTGAAAAAGCTGCCGGCCAATGGAACAGTTACGATATCACCTCCCTGAATGGAAGCCTTGAATTATATGTGAATGGCGTTCTGCAAAATAAAGGAACCGGCATGAGCCTGACAGAGGGTAATATCGCTATACAGTCGGAAGGTGGCCCCATGCAATTCCGGAATATCTATTTGCAGCCGCTGTAA
- a CDS encoding Hsp20/alpha crystallin family protein, whose protein sequence is MLARINRNYAPAYWDDFFNDNFFKHLNQTNCDESRPAVNVSENDHGYTIELAAPGIDRKAFNLEIEDNVLTISSENKESKDEQKRNYLRREFSFQSFKRSFQLPETVDQDQISATHEAGILKLTLPKKEEMIQKAPRQIAVK, encoded by the coding sequence ATGTTAGCAAGAATCAACAGAAACTATGCTCCCGCTTACTGGGACGATTTTTTCAACGACAATTTTTTCAAGCACTTGAACCAAACAAACTGTGACGAAAGCAGGCCGGCCGTTAATGTATCTGAGAACGACCATGGATACACCATTGAACTGGCTGCCCCCGGAATCGACAGGAAAGCGTTCAATCTTGAAATTGAGGATAATGTACTGACCATCTCTTCAGAGAACAAGGAGAGCAAGGATGAGCAGAAGAGGAATTACCTTCGGAGAGAATTCAGTTTTCAGTCATTTAAACGCAGTTTCCAGCTTCCTGAAACGGTCGACCAGGATCAGATTTCTGCCACTCATGAGGCTGGTATTCTGAAACTGACTCTGCCCAAAAAGGAGGAGATGATTCAAAAAGCTCCCAGGCAGATTGCTGTTAAATAG
- a CDS encoding PaaI family thioesterase — protein sequence MIRLKNPYAEFPGYSCFGCSPTNPSGLHMEFYKEGEELLCRWDPSEHYQGFHNILHGGIQATMMDEIASWVVFIMLDTAGVTYQLNSRFRQPVLISKGVVTLRASLLSQQKRLAEIEARLYDGEGVLCAESQASYFVFPREKAVSEMHFPGRDAFLNQD from the coding sequence ATGATCAGACTTAAAAACCCCTATGCCGAATTTCCGGGGTACAGCTGTTTCGGATGCAGCCCTACCAATCCATCCGGTCTTCATATGGAGTTTTATAAGGAGGGGGAGGAACTTTTGTGCAGGTGGGATCCAAGTGAACATTATCAAGGATTTCACAATATTCTTCATGGAGGGATACAGGCCACCATGATGGATGAAATCGCCAGCTGGGTGGTTTTTATTATGCTCGATACGGCCGGAGTAACCTACCAGCTGAATTCACGGTTCCGCCAGCCGGTCCTGATCTCTAAAGGTGTTGTCACCCTTCGGGCAAGCCTGCTTAGCCAGCAGAAGCGGCTTGCTGAAATTGAGGCGCGCCTCTATGATGGAGAGGGAGTGCTCTGTGCGGAGAGCCAGGCCAGTTATTTTGTATTTCCGCGTGAAAAAGCAGTTAGTGAAATGCATTTCCCGGGCAGAGACGCCTTTTTGAATCAGGATTAA
- the ppk2 gene encoding polyphosphate kinase 2: MTKSHKQKQSVDAVLTSQAKRLNKKKYFSELERLQLELVKMHEWVKAKNLRVVVVFEGRDAAGKGGVIKRITQRLNPRICRVVALGVPTEREKTQWYFQRYVAQLPAEGEIVLFDRSWYNRAGVEHVMGFCSEEEYWDFLRSCPRFEEMLIHSGIILVKYWFSVSDEEQEHRFRERINDPLKRWKFSPMDLQSRSRWIEYSKAKDEMFSYTDTKTSPWFVVNADDKRRARLNTIHHLLTMIPYEEIRHKKINLPPIIKEGYIRPPLSDQTFIPEVF; encoded by the coding sequence ATGACTAAAAGCCACAAGCAGAAACAGTCCGTGGATGCTGTTCTGACTTCCCAAGCAAAGAGACTAAATAAAAAAAAATATTTCAGCGAACTGGAGCGCCTGCAGCTGGAACTGGTAAAAATGCATGAGTGGGTAAAGGCAAAGAACCTGCGGGTGGTCGTTGTTTTCGAAGGCCGCGATGCTGCCGGTAAGGGAGGAGTGATTAAGCGTATTACTCAGCGCCTGAATCCCAGAATCTGCCGGGTAGTAGCCCTGGGGGTGCCCACGGAGCGCGAAAAAACCCAATGGTACTTCCAGCGATATGTGGCCCAACTTCCAGCTGAAGGTGAAATTGTTCTTTTTGACCGCAGCTGGTACAACCGGGCCGGGGTGGAACATGTGATGGGGTTCTGTTCGGAAGAGGAGTACTGGGATTTCCTGCGTTCCTGTCCCCGTTTTGAAGAAATGCTGATACACTCCGGAATCATCCTGGTCAAATACTGGTTCTCCGTAAGCGATGAAGAGCAGGAGCACCGTTTCCGTGAACGAATCAATGATCCCCTGAAGCGCTGGAAATTCAGCCCCATGGACCTGCAGTCAAGGAGCAGATGGATAGAGTACAGTAAGGCCAAAGATGAGATGTTCTCCTACACGGACACCAAAACATCTCCCTGGTTTGTTGTCAACGCCGATGACAAGCGGCGAGCCAGGCTGAACACCATTCACCATCTGCTCACCATGATCCCCTATGAGGAGATCAGGCATAAAAAAATCAACCTCCCTCCCATCATCAAGGAGGGGTATATCAGGCCTCCGCTTTCCGATCAGACTTTTATTCCGGAGGTATTTTAA
- a CDS encoding DMT family transporter, whose translation MNDIFSKINPTVKGISLAFLATLGMANVYVFSKAALLEVNYYQFQFYWFGFALIWILPFLTITGMIRKIPGLTRASNRTLVIIGFLELGAASLLFLAIQQAENPTTISFLSNLTPIFVTILGIRFLGERFNNVEAIGIVLTIGGVILITYTRDTSIAEFFGSGSGWILVSSVFSSISIITAKSRIKDIHPGILTLNRVAFLFLFAVGAMIIRRESFIISGTAAMNMAIGSLLGPFITGLA comes from the coding sequence TTGAACGATATTTTCTCCAAGATCAATCCCACGGTAAAGGGCATTTCCCTGGCTTTCCTGGCAACCCTTGGCATGGCCAATGTATATGTCTTCTCCAAAGCTGCCCTGCTTGAGGTAAACTACTATCAGTTCCAGTTCTACTGGTTTGGTTTCGCCCTGATATGGATCCTTCCTTTCCTGACCATAACAGGAATGATCAGGAAAATACCCGGATTAACCAGGGCTTCCAATAGAACACTGGTCATTATCGGCTTCCTCGAACTGGGGGCTGCCAGCTTGCTCTTTCTGGCCATTCAACAGGCGGAGAATCCCACCACCATCTCCTTCCTCTCCAACCTGACCCCTATTTTTGTAACCATCCTGGGGATCCGCTTCCTGGGTGAACGATTTAACAATGTGGAGGCCATTGGAATCGTACTGACCATCGGAGGGGTGATCCTGATCACCTATACCAGGGATACAAGTATTGCCGAATTCTTTGGCTCAGGCTCCGGATGGATCCTGGTTTCTTCAGTCTTCTCATCCATCAGCATTATTACTGCCAAGAGCAGGATCAAGGATATCCATCCGGGAATTCTTACGCTGAACCGGGTTGCCTTCCTTTTCCTGTTTGCAGTGGGAGCCATGATCATCCGGAGGGAGAGTTTTATCATTTCGGGAACGGCAGCCATGAACATGGCTATTGGTTCATTGCTGGGACCTTTTATCACTGGACTTGCCTAG
- a CDS encoding KamA family protein yields the protein MTEIEKLDRIAINVRSRKLLYQLLDENPEFEGILRNSKNETEVVVGVREWIERSFRDREDAFRFYHARHSGTELFDNLEWRDYAIIRILDYIDHASIEYPDLNLRGELAVSNPLRLIWLAVHKGTGGAKPDFFIDMIMLFRQLRGESEQPVFSPENVATWMDRYPSGLDQRIVRLREENRQRIIRILAEQIDRGKIISQRYYFEPGLDLSGKVKKMEVWWQDYRFHLRFSIRSPDLLNELLDHSLDPDTMKILKDAEKAGIPFFVNPYYLSLLHVRVPYFAVGADLAIRYYVLYSKQLVEEFGKIVAWEKEDQVKPGLPNAAGWLLPEGHNIHRRYPEVAILIPDTMGRACGGLCSSCQRMYDFQGGRLNFDLDKLKPGEKWGDKLKKLMAYFEKDAQLRDILITGGDGLMSSDKSLHLLLDEIYNMALRKIHRNESLPEGEKLAELVRIRIGTRLPVYLPQRINQNLMTILREFKEKAVTAGIQQFLIQTHFVSPMEVTPESSKAVRMLISAGWTVTNQLVFTAAASRRGHSAKLRKVLNDIGVLPYYTFTVKGYMENNSGFTPNARIVQEQLEEKAAGKISPEHEDIIRKFPEETGTMVENIEALRKSAGLPFLATDRNVLNLPGVGKSMTYRVIGITRYGRRILEFDHDKTRRHSPIIEKMGKVIIIESKSIHEYLSQLEDLGEDREDYKGLYGYSLGQTEQRSPVYEYPEYTLQITGEMTNLQL from the coding sequence ATGACAGAGATTGAAAAACTGGACAGAATTGCCATCAACGTCAGGTCGCGTAAATTGCTCTACCAGCTTCTGGACGAGAATCCGGAATTTGAGGGCATCCTCAGAAATTCCAAGAATGAAACCGAAGTGGTTGTGGGAGTGCGGGAATGGATCGAACGAAGCTTCAGGGACCGGGAGGATGCGTTCAGGTTTTATCATGCCAGGCATTCAGGAACAGAACTCTTTGACAATCTGGAATGGCGCGACTATGCTATCATACGGATACTCGATTACATTGATCATGCAAGTATCGAATACCCCGATCTGAATCTGCGTGGTGAGCTTGCAGTTAGCAATCCCCTGAGGTTGATCTGGCTGGCAGTTCATAAAGGCACCGGTGGAGCCAAGCCCGATTTTTTCATCGACATGATCATGTTGTTCAGGCAGCTTCGTGGAGAAAGTGAGCAACCGGTATTTTCGCCTGAAAATGTAGCCACCTGGATGGATCGTTATCCCTCGGGCCTGGATCAGCGAATAGTCAGACTCCGGGAAGAAAACAGACAGAGGATAATCCGGATCCTGGCGGAGCAGATTGACAGGGGAAAGATTATTAGCCAGAGGTATTACTTTGAACCCGGCCTGGATTTGTCCGGAAAGGTGAAAAAGATGGAAGTGTGGTGGCAGGATTACCGCTTCCACCTCCGTTTTTCCATTCGTTCCCCGGACCTGCTCAATGAGCTGCTGGATCATTCGCTTGATCCTGACACCATGAAGATCCTGAAGGATGCCGAGAAGGCCGGGATTCCTTTCTTTGTGAATCCCTACTACCTTTCCCTGCTGCATGTCAGGGTCCCCTATTTTGCTGTGGGAGCAGATCTTGCAATCAGGTATTATGTCTTGTACAGCAAGCAGCTTGTGGAAGAATTCGGGAAAATCGTTGCCTGGGAGAAGGAGGACCAGGTGAAGCCCGGCTTGCCAAATGCAGCAGGCTGGTTGCTTCCCGAGGGGCATAATATCCACCGGCGTTACCCGGAGGTGGCCATCCTGATACCTGATACCATGGGAAGGGCCTGTGGAGGATTGTGCTCATCCTGTCAGCGGATGTATGATTTTCAGGGTGGAAGGCTCAATTTTGATCTGGACAAACTGAAGCCCGGCGAAAAGTGGGGCGACAAGCTGAAAAAACTGATGGCCTATTTTGAGAAGGATGCGCAGCTGAGAGATATCCTGATTACCGGGGGTGACGGACTGATGAGTTCCGATAAGTCACTTCATCTGCTTCTGGATGAGATTTACAACATGGCACTCAGGAAAATCCACCGGAATGAATCGCTTCCCGAAGGAGAGAAACTGGCAGAGCTGGTCAGAATCAGGATCGGGACCCGCTTGCCGGTATATTTGCCACAGCGGATCAACCAGAATCTTATGACTATCCTCCGAGAGTTTAAGGAGAAAGCTGTAACTGCCGGGATCCAGCAGTTCCTGATCCAGACCCATTTTGTATCGCCAATGGAAGTAACACCGGAATCGAGCAAAGCTGTCCGGATGCTGATATCGGCCGGCTGGACGGTCACTAATCAGCTGGTTTTTACAGCGGCAGCTTCCCGGAGGGGCCATTCCGCGAAATTGCGAAAGGTGCTGAACGATATTGGGGTACTGCCTTATTATACGTTTACTGTGAAGGGATATATGGAGAATAATTCAGGATTTACACCCAATGCTCGGATCGTCCAGGAACAGCTTGAAGAAAAGGCAGCAGGAAAGATTTCCCCGGAACATGAGGATATCATCAGGAAGTTTCCCGAGGAGACCGGCACCATGGTCGAGAATATCGAGGCCCTCAGAAAATCTGCCGGTTTGCCTTTTCTGGCCACTGACCGGAACGTACTTAATCTTCCCGGGGTAGGTAAGAGCATGACGTATAGAGTGATAGGTATTACACGCTATGGTCGTAGAATCCTGGAATTCGATCATGATAAAACGAGGCGTCACAGTCCCATCATTGAGAAAATGGGTAAGGTCATTATTATCGAGTCGAAATCGATCCATGAATACCTCAGTCAATTGGAGGATCTGGGTGAGGACAGGGAGGACTATAAGGGATTATACGGGTATTCCCTGGGTCAGACCGAACAGCGTAGCCCGGTATATGAGTACCCGGAGTATACTCTTCAGATCACCGGCGAGATGACTAACCTGCAATTATAA
- a CDS encoding GAF domain-containing protein — translation MERSLEKHVSKLKNIAAFSRSMATGEFTGQYEKLSGEDELGDAINKLKKSLMKTLEESESRRREEENRIWAAQGLAKFSSLFREVEDDLQELATLLMKELVDYTEADMGALFISVEKEGKEEPYLELAGSNAFDRQRQIDAPFRFGEGLVGRTALEKELIYLTELPSDYIKVRSGLGEDSPSSILLVPVMLDQQVLGVMELASLGELPPHQIDFVRHLADALATTLAKVKASLRNKVLYEQTRKQAEALSSQEQVYRQDMERLEKAVERSRNREAELMEAIEKLRKGSS, via the coding sequence TTGGAAAGAAGCCTGGAGAAGCATGTTAGCAAGCTCAAAAATATTGCTGCGTTTTCAAGATCCATGGCCACCGGCGAATTTACCGGACAATATGAGAAGCTAAGCGGGGAGGACGAATTGGGGGATGCTATTAATAAGCTGAAAAAGAGCCTGATGAAAACCTTGGAGGAGAGCGAGTCCCGGCGGAGGGAAGAGGAGAACCGCATCTGGGCAGCTCAGGGCCTGGCCAAGTTCAGTTCGCTGTTCAGAGAAGTGGAGGATGATCTCCAGGAACTGGCCACCCTGCTGATGAAAGAACTGGTAGACTATACGGAGGCTGATATGGGAGCACTTTTTATCTCCGTAGAGAAGGAGGGTAAGGAAGAACCTTATCTCGAACTTGCAGGCAGTAATGCCTTTGACCGGCAGAGACAGATCGATGCCCCTTTCAGGTTCGGAGAGGGCCTCGTGGGGAGAACGGCCCTGGAGAAAGAGCTGATCTATCTGACGGAGCTGCCTTCCGATTATATAAAGGTTCGTTCCGGACTTGGAGAGGATAGCCCTTCATCCATCCTTCTGGTCCCCGTAATGCTGGATCAACAGGTGCTTGGTGTTATGGAGCTGGCTTCCCTGGGAGAGCTTCCGCCGCATCAGATCGATTTTGTCAGGCATCTGGCCGATGCCCTGGCAACCACCCTGGCCAAAGTTAAAGCCAGCCTGCGGAACAAGGTATTATATGAGCAGACCAGAAAACAGGCGGAAGCACTTTCCTCCCAGGAACAGGTGTACAGACAAGATATGGAGCGACTTGAAAAAGCGGTCGAGCGTTCCCGGAACAGAGAAGCAGAATTGATGGAAGCGATAGAGAAACTTCGAAAAGGATCGTCCTGA